Sequence from the Deltaproteobacteria bacterium genome:
TTCAGCCTCTTTCGTTCTTGGAGGGACAGGCTCTGCCACTGCTCGAAAAGCCGCTGGTAGAGATTTCGGTCTTCGGGAGACATCCGGTTCCACTGCTCGTAGCGACGGCGCAAAATTTCCCTTTCCCGGGCAGACATCTCTTTCCATTCTTCGACCTTCTCCTGCCACTCCTTTTCGCCTCGCCCCTTCGGGCCCTTTGCGATAATAATCTCATTCAAAAAAAGGGGCCGGGAGTACTTTGACGAAGTAAGCCGCGGCCGACGATTCTCCCCTCCCCCGTGACTCCAAGCTTCTGAGGTAATGCTGAATATGATTCCCACTCCAAGCCCCAGCAAAAAAAACATTTTCACCTTGCCCAAAAGCCGCACGACCATGAGATATCTTTTTCCCATCATTGGTTTACAAAATATAATCATTTTACGCTCCATGCATAACGGCCGCGCCCTTGGGTCCAGGCTCCATCAGGACTCTGTTTCAACATTTCATCCTTCCTGGTTCAGGACCGAAATCCACAGTGCCCGAAACGGGAATTCACTTTAGGCCAAAAGTATTTTTCCATATCGGTTCATTCCGTGAATGTTTGTTTCTCTATTTTCTGTCGGTCTGCTCTTTTTCGGCCGATCAACAACATGGACCAGTTTTTCAAGAGCGTCCATCTCCCTTAGCAATTCCAGGTTGGCGATGATCTCCCTCTCTTCAGGTCCTATCCCTTCATCCACCAGGAGTCTGGTTTTCAAGGTTGTCTGACGTACCCCGTGGTTTCCAACCCTTTCACCATTCTGCAAAACCACGACAAGGATCAGGACGCAAAGCGCGGCCGCCAAGGACAGCACCCTAACCGGTCTCAAGCCCCAAAGTCCCTTCTCCTGCTTTTCATTGATCCCTCTGTGGAGTCTTCGACGAATTCTCCTCACCGATTCATCTACTTCTCTTTCAGAGAGAATCGGCGGTTGCATGTGATCTTTCATTTTGTCCATGAGTTTCATCAGGGAGATACGCTCCTGTCTACAAGATTCGCAGACTCTCAGGTGGGCGT
This genomic interval carries:
- a CDS encoding DUF3106 domain-containing protein — protein: MIIFCKPMMGKRYLMVVRLLGKVKMFFLLGLGVGIIFSITSEAWSHGGGENRRPRLTSSKYSRPLFLNEIIIAKGPKGRGEKEWQEKVEEWKEMSAREREILRRRYEQWNRMSPEDRNLYQRLFEQWQSLSLQERKRLKKMLDHWDELTPQQKERIRRRFRP
- a CDS encoding zf-HC2 domain-containing protein codes for the protein MKGCRKGRDMLLKEVHGELDPEARRALDAHLRVCESCRQERISLMKLMDKMKDHMQPPILSEREVDESVRRIRRRLHRGINEKQEKGLWGLRPVRVLSLAAALCVLILVVVLQNGERVGNHGVRQTTLKTRLLVDEGIGPEEREIIANLELLREMDALEKLVHVVDRPKKSRPTENRETNIHGMNRYGKILLA